The genome window AGCAACAATGTCTTTAACACAGAAAGCCAAGACTAAGACACTGATTATAGCTCTTAGACAGTAGCTGCGTCTGCTGTGACCTGCTCCTCCTGTTTGCATGAGACTGGCTGTGTATGTTATGCCTGAtgctgtggtgctggtggtgccTGTCGCTAAAATATATCTGATTGGAGCAGCTAAGGTAGCATATGTGATATTATGTGCAGGAGGGCAGAGAAACAAGCCCCCAGCCTCACCTCCCATTAGCACTTCCCTCACAAGGTAGGGGCCAGCAGGAAAAGACCCCATGGATCTGCCTGGCAGTGGGGCAAAAGCACCCAAGTAGATGTAGTGGTTTTccatggagctgctgcctgccagaaACATCTCTAGTTGTGTCCCTGCATTCCTACaggaatgaaggaaaattagaaatgttttcatcCTGTTTGCTCTGAATGCCCAAATGCCAACTATTAGAGACCAGCACTGGTAGTCAAGGGAACAGCCCTcccacaggaaaataaaaaaaaaatacagctgagcAGCGTGTAGAGGGGACAGCACACAAAAGGCTCGCCAGACCATGAGaacatttggttttgttgtggggctaggtgttttgttttgtttttctaatatcGATGGATAGCTCTAATCTTTTCTGCGCTCTGAGCGTTTAGACCACCTGCAACTTAAAGCGCTGAGGCACTTTTCAGCCTTTAATGGCTTTGAGAGAGCTTCAAAGAGCTACTGTAATCCCATCAAATAAATGCACAGCTAGCCCAGAACAAAAGCTGCCTTGGTCTCCAGTATCAGACTTGTGTTTGTGCACTGGTTCAGCCCTGGCTGCAGACAGAAGGTGAATATGTGTATGATGAAGAGCTGTATTTCTGTCCCAGTCCTCTGCCATGCAGGAATCTAAATTCATTGCAggccctctttttttttttttttttcttctacagctCTGTTATATTTTGCAGTGTTTGGGCCAACTTACACTCAGCAAGtcctttaaaacaacaacacaggGCCCAGCTGGAAGAAGATGATGCTTGACATGCTGGAGAAAGTGCAGAGTCCCTTGGTTTTAACCATATTCACAGGCTGAGTAGTATTGCACATAACGATTTCTAACaagaaacagcatttgtttGTCAGTTATTAGCTCAAGCCTCCAAGCACAGAAAGTGCTTAATCAATTCCTCTCCTCACAGTCATCTGATCAATTTATAGTgtcaaagcaaaagcagagaagaaatgttctATAGCCCAGATTGCACAAGGACCCTTCTGTTTCCAGAGCTACTGGTATTAAGGGTCAGTATCATTAGATTTCAAGGTTAtatctgtttctcagttttacAATATCTCTGATTCAGCCTAATGATTAAGAATTGAATCAAAGAcctttgttttttcattcttgaacATGAAAAGATATCactaattttcttctgtcccCTTCTGTCCCCAGGCAATGTTAATGCCTTTCAAGAGCACTAAGTGAAGCGTGAAGGTCACTGCTCTTCTGTAGCATTAGCAATAGGTTCCTGAGCACCAGGTGTCTTTGCTTGCCTCTAAATGCCATTTTCCAAGCCTGTGTGTGCAATGCTGTCATTGCAGTCTGACAGAGGGCTTCACCTTTGGTTCTCCAGTCGGTAGTGTTTCTGTAAtgcttctgaaatctgaaaCTTTTCCACAACTGGGCTCCAAGCTCTCCTAGTGTTGCAAGTGCAAGTTGCAACATGTGGGATGACAGCAAGTATTCTGGGTTTAGTACTGTGAGATGCTGAggcaaaatattaattaaatggCCAATTTAAGGGAGGTTTGTGTTACTGTGACAGCTAGCTCTGTTCTTCTCAGCTTACCTTTAAAGTAAGATACTACATATTTCCTTTGTGCCAACTGCAGAACAAATGAGCAAACAATACCATAGAGAAAAGGCCCTCCACTTCCCTGAAGATAACAGCCACAAAAAGTTGCTTGCAGTGTTGGCAGTCTCACAGCCTTTTATCTTTTCAGCTGCTAGTAATAACAAACACTTGTGCTGAGGTGGCTATTGCATCTTTACAGAATAACATCCCAAAAATATTATCAGAATGACATTCAAAGGCAAGTTTCCCATCTTAGTGTTTGTTGGCTTGTAAAAAATTGACAGATCCTTGCCATGCTAAACATCGTTTGGAGAATAGTCAGTTTGGGCCATCTGTGATACTGTGTAAACTTAATTAAGTCAATAACCATTCAATGCTTGTTCCCCTCTCACATACAGTAGTGAAAATACAGGTTTTCTTCTTGGGAGTTTCCAGCACTGGTTGTTGTAAAACTGTTGTTAAACAACCAGTTTCTTGGGCAGGAAACTCTATAGGAACATGGAGTGCTTCCAGTTACAGGAGAGCTGGCAGGAAATAAGCTCACTTATTTCCAGTGTTTATCCTGAGACGATGAAATGCTAAGACCAAGCTATCAAGTGCCAAAAGAGGACTGGCAGAATAAGGCATGTTTTACATAAGTTCACGATGGCCTCATCTTCAAGTTAGGAAATTACACTGCAGCCAAACAACTAACGATTTTCTTCTATGGCTTTCCTATCCCAGCCTGGTATGTAATGGCCCCACAACCTGAGaagcagttctgtgtttctAGTGATTAAAGCGCACTAGAATGCTCTGGGTGACAACTACTGTACAAGCACgcagagttttgttttcttttttctttcttctgttttaccAGATGGCTTTCAGCTGCTAAGAAAAACTCTCCAGGGTATGTTTAAAGCACCATATTTCAGTTCCGCATTATCAGGATGAGAACTTATAGAGAACTCCCACTATACTCATGAGTGTGTGTATGCATTACTATCATGCTGTTCATAAATCCCCATCTGAAATCTCCTCTCCAAAGTGgtcttaattttaaaactcCACATTGCACAAGTTTCTTACTAGCTGATCTAGGGGAAGAAAGGATAACAAATAAGACTATATTACCAAACCAATTACTGTATTTACAAACAAGGCTGTAAAACAAAGTAAGAAAGAAGTGTAAAACACTGTATTCGGAACTAATATACCACTGGTAATTGTAACTAGTGTTAGAGTAGATGGCAATAACAGCAAACTAGATATATGTGATTTAGTCCAAAATTAGTATAATTAGTGGTTATGATGTTTGCTTCAAGAGTAGATACTGAATATGAAAGCTCTGGGAGGCTACAaatatgaaatgagaaattagaCCTCACAAATTTGGTACAGAATTAGATCATTAAAATCTTAAGAGTATTGgagaaatctgttttgtttagaTTCCGGGCCGTATTGTTGATACAGTGTCTGGAAAGTCAGAGCATGATGGAGTTTTTGACACTGAGATATTTTCCAGGGACACTGCACCATGCTGAATCTCAGACTGTGTGTCTCTGGATCAGGGACGTAATTATGGGTGCATACAAATAGCCTAGCATTGGAACCTGAACCAAATCACTGAATGTTACCCCAGCACAAATTTTTGCAATAATGCAACTGAATATCgtgcttgttttttcttctgtttcttgctgTGCCATGACAACCTAGGAATGGTGTGCAGGAGACATAATCAAAATGGATGAAATGCTTCCAAGCACGAGGGAAGGAGGCATTCTTCCTTCTCTATCTATcaaaggagaagaggagctACCTGGGTAAGTTCCTCACTCAGTCTCGTGGTAATGAAAAAATCGTCAGTAGAAGAGAGTTTCTTTCCATATAAAATAAGAAGTTTGAAGACAATATTCTTTCTTGATGCAATGATTTACATGCAGAGTCTCCCAGACCCTCCCAGTGAGTGTGGACGTGTCTAAGAAGGCTCACGTGCTACCCTcacacactgcagaaagaagtTGTTTTTGGCAGCTAAGCACAGGCTGGCaagctgcaaagctgctttttacaATGCAATGCAGAAACAGAGCCACCAGAACGACTCCTTTTCTGTTTACATAACATCATGCAGCTTCTTTACCTGACAGCTTATTTTGTCCAGAATGAATACAAAGGCCACTTAGGACACAACAGGATGTGGCAGCAGTGTTTTTCAAATCTCAGCACAAAACCAGCACTCCATTAGCAATCTTTTCACAGCTGCATGCTTTCATGATTTAAAACTGTGTTTCAGAGTGTATTTAACTAATTAAAATTGGTCACGATTCTTTTTCAAGTATATTGCTGCTTTATCAAAGGAAGTTGGCTGTGTGCTTAAATCAATACAAACAAGCGAAAACGAAAACAGAGTGGTTTAGAAGCTGTGAGGCTGAGTTAAGCTGCTTTACTTCTAAGACGATCCACCAATCCTGAGGAGATCAACAGGTCTTCCATATTTCTAAGTACGCTATTTTAACCGTGGATCTATCACGCTTACTTTATGGCCTCGGAGGAATTGGAGGAACAATTTTCCTCCCAAGAGGACATAAAATTTAGCCTTTGTAGCATCAGTTAAAAAGAAGCAGGAGCACTGCCCTTTTGATAATACCCTCATAATACCTGAGCAAGACGGTTATAAGCCAGGATTTGCAGTACAGTTTTTATCTCTTAGCCAATTTTTTTTAGTCTCCTGAACACCATTCCTAGGTTGAGAACAGGTTGCTGTTTTTAACTATGTATAATTTATAACATGCTGAAATGCAACGGGCTGATCAGATTTGATGCTTTGTCACTCTGATGATGTTTTAGTGTGACAGAATTTCCTTAATTTGGGGTTGCCAAGACTAGTGATACAAAATTGGATGAAGCTTCACAAACTTATCTGTACTAACACACTTGACACGTTTTACACAAAAAGTTACTCATATTTAAATTCCGTTCACAtgctatgaaagaaaaaaaccacaaatctCTTCAATGTGCACTTTATATGTGGCTTTAATTATCTGCAGTGCATGCCAGTTTTATTCAGGATGTTCCTAGTGCCTGCCTGTTGTACTTTGAATGCTGACAGTTGGAAAAAAGCTTGTACCAGTGTGGCAGATTCATCTGGATCAAGAATCTGAACAAACTGCTCAGAGGCAGTGAGTGTTATGAACTCAAAAGGAAACTCAAAATTTCACTCTGTTCTCCATTGCCTTGAGCTACCTGTAATTGCTTACTCTTGAACACAGAACTTCcaaactgttttattattatcCTCTAAAACAGCTTTACTTTCTTGAAATGCCATGAAACATTAACTGagttaacaggaaaaaaaataatctcacttTTGTCATTACTGATATTTTTGCAGGCTGCCGAAAGCAGAGCCAAGAGCCTTATAACTAAGGTATGAAACATTCTACATATACTGCCATCTGTTGTTCCATTGTGCCAGTTTTATCACTATGCCTCTGTGGTCTTTATTCCAACAGCAAGCATATTCCTTGCAAGAAATCTGGTACAAGTACAGTTGAGTTAGAAGAACTGCTGTAATTCATACATGCTCTGTCTGAAACAGCAAACATTGAGATTCCTTAGCCATGTATTCTGCTGTATATACCTTCAGTTCTGGCTGTGACCAaatttgtgttcattttgccctatttattttaacagtaagCTTGTCTCTTCATTCAAACCGTAGCCAGGGCTTTTGTGTTCTAAATCAGTTGTACCTTTGCAGCAAAACATACAAAGGCAAAAAGAGCCTTTCAAAAGCTGGCTGGAAGCTAAAAACAACTAGTGTGTAATTGAGCAAGAGGTGATCACTGTGCATTGGAGGGTGATCCTAAAGCAGCCAGGTAGATGTGGAAGTCAGATACACAGTGACAAACCAGTTGGCAAGGCGCTGAAAACAACATTCTGGtttttgaaatctgtttgtATGCTTTGCCTAAGGGAAACTCCCGCCTTAGACACTTACCTGCAGTTCTGTAATAGGTCAGTTCCTAGCTCTTTGACTTCTTGTACTGTAGCTTGCAGTAGCTCTCTTACAAACTCTGCCCCTTCAGCTCATCTGCCCAACGAAATTAACTAAGttccttttgttcctgcttATCTCTCCTGCCCATTTCATTTGCAAGAAGTAtaggaaaacatatttctatGTATGTATTGTCATACAGACACATTACTTTTTCGGGCTTGGCATCACCTGGACATGACTTAAATGCTTCTAGGTCTAAACTAaccagagaaaagcagaacatcCCCATAGACCTATAATCACTAGAGACAGCAACAGGCACTGTCTAGGATCAACACGCAGCCTGGATGAACATCTCACAACTAACAGAGTTGATGTGCAAGCAAAGGACAGTATTTTTGTATCCAAAGTCAGCAAAATTAGGGATGGGTGTGTGGACGTGAGTGTGCTGGAACTGGTCCTAGCAAGAGCTTCAGTACTGATGCAGCAGACAGAAGGAGGCTTCCATGCTTGAAACCATGGGGACAAACTCCAATAGGCTAGAagaatttctcttctgtaagaGTGGGATGTAAACAATACACTTAAGAacatatgtatttaaaaatgtagaaaggCACAGAGTTGGTCATGTTTATTGCATCcacaaaaatatacatgtatttgCACATGCAAATACTTCCAGGATGTTTACTGAATGAAAACCGTACGTTCATATGATTTAAATAGCAAGTTCACTTGCCATTTAAAGCTGCAGTCTTAATAACTGCAACTGGCAGTTTTACTCCCCAAACGTTAAAGAACTCGAggcttctttctgttctttgtgcaACTGTTTTGCCCTGTTTTTCAAATCCTCTGCCTTGCCATCATTCTTCTCAACACCATCTCCCAGTTTGTACATTCGACTGGCATTGGCACAAGCCCATACGTGACCCAGCTCACACCCCTTCAGCGAGTACTTCAAAGCACGGTTCATGTCCTTAGGGACCCCGGCTGCTCCTTGGAGGTATATTACACTGAGGTTGAAGCAGCTAGGAGCAAAGTTGCCATCACAGGCTTTTGCGTAATAGTCTCTAGCAACAACTGGGTCAGGTTTATCATCGTTGACTCTCCCATCATGGGCCAACAGCCCAACGCTGTGACAGGCATTCACCGACTTCTTCCCGCCTTTCTCACATGACTTCAGGAAAGACCTGTAGGCAGCTTTCAAGTCTGCAGCGAGCCCACCTGTTCACCAAGAAACCAAGGTTACTGCCAGGACAGCTTCAAATGGATGGGAGCTTTCTGCTCCACACTGCTCCCTCTGTGAAACACAGCAGCCCTCGCTTTAGGTACTCCAATCAAAATGTAGGGCTTCAGAGACTGTGCTGCTAATGTTGGGAGACCCTCCTCCGCTTCCCGGTAACCAAATTAGTTTATGCAGACATTGTAATATATACAGATTTCTGCATAACTTACACTAGTCAAAGGATTCTTTTGCCAATATACCTATAGGAAATTTGAGATGGTTACTAGCTTTAAGTCACAATAAGAACATAATATTCTTCACTTGTACTATTATTTAACAGAAGACTCACTGCTTTTAcacagtctaatagtgataggacgagggggaacgGCTTTAAATCAAAGGAGGGGAAATTTAGgatagatgttaggaaaaaattctttactcagagggtggttaggccctggaacaggtttcccagagaagctgtggatgccccatccctggaagccaagggccagcttggatggggctgtgggcagcctgacctagtgaAAGGCAACCAGTgcacagcaggggttggagctcagaggtcccttccaacctaagccgtGCTCTGATTCACTGCCTGCAGTCACCATAGCAGCAGACGTGTGGTGGGCGGACATGAGGCCTGTAAGCACTGTTACCTGTTTGCGACCTTATTTCTTCCTTACTTTTTGCATGAAAGAACAGCCTGTCAGGAATAAATCCAAATTTTAAGGAAAGGGCAGGCAGCAACATTCAGCGGTGGATACACTTACTGGCTATACAGACACACTTATAAAACATTACACAGGTGGCTAACctaaaattctttctttcagaggaaGTAACTTAAGGTTTCACATCCTTCCCAGCTTTTATTAGGGCAATAAAAGGGGCAGGACATTTGGGtgctgagataaaaaaaaagctgagggGCTGAACGGAGCCCGGAGCCgggggggaagaggaaagggaaagggcCGCGACGCAGCGCCAGGCGCACCTTTGCCGATGGCCTGGTAGGCCCCGAGCTTGTAGCAGCTCTCGCTGTGCCCGTGCACCTCGCAGTTGTCCCGCAGCACCCGCGCTGCCGCCTCGAAGTCCTTCCTGACGGCCTCCAGGTAGTCGGCCAGGCGCTGGCAGCCTGCAAGGCACCGTCAGCGCCGGGCCCATTGGGGGCtggcggggggaggggggccGCCGGAGCGCCGCTTACCTTCGGGGTCCTTCTCCTTGAAGCACTGGTAGCGGTACTCGACGTGCAAGTTCTCCAGATAGCTCCTCACCTCCTCCTCGTCCCCGAAGTCGATCAGCCCGGCCATGCTGCGGGGCGGCCCCCGGCGATGGCCGTCACCGCCCGCCCGGAGGTGGGGCCGGGACCGCCTCCCCCGGCTCCGCTCTCTGCAGCCGCCCCTTCCGCGGCACAGATAGTTTCTGTAATTGGAAGGTGGTTTCAGTAAGATAACTCAGGCCTGTCAAGCTTTCGGGATGAATAAAGCTCAGTTAAACCTCGTGCGCGGGCATCCCTCAGGGGAACCCGGAACGCCAGCAGCGGCGCTGTGTGCCGGGCTGCGGCTCCCCCTGCTGGCCGCCTCTGCTCGCACCGTTGCTGCCTGTCGGTTTTTTTGGTGCGTTGGGGTTATTTTGTGGTGTCGTTTTGCTGCTTTGCAAGCAAACGTTGTACAAAGCAATTCCTTACGAGATCTAAGTGCAAGCTCTCTAAGTTCGCGTTATCTGGGCAGAGAAATTGTATCGCTGCTCGCTTTGTGTTGCCAACAGGCAACAACTGTATTCTCTTCACGGTGCCTGTGCGTTGGGAGGGGGTTTTATCGCCTTACATTATTCTGTGCGAAAGCTGCTGGCAAATCTCTCCAGCTCTGAGGCAGGAGACAAACCCTATCGCACCGGAGCAGATCGCTGTGGGCAGATCGAAACGCGTACGGCGCAGCGGAGATGTGCGCGGCTCCTTTAAGGGAGGCGGGCTCGGCGCTGCTCCCGGCCGGCTTCGAGCATTCACTTCCAGGTCGGGGGGGCAAAAAccgggagggaggggggaggaaaaagaggaaaaaaaaaaaaaaaaaagaagaggcagcCAAACTGCGGAACCCGGCTGGCTGGGCGCTCGCCGCCGGCACCCAGCGCCGCGATGGTGAGTGAACGCCGTGGGGCTGAGGCGCTgcggaggggaagggagagggcCTGTGTCCCTGGGGCGGGCGGGCGAGCCGCTCCCGCCGCGGGGTGACAGAGGCGGGCGCTGAGGGGAGCCGGGGCCGCGATGGCGGCGCCGCCGGTCCCGCTCCGTCCGCGCGCGGTCAGGCGGTGCGGCGGCCGTGAGGAGCGGTGCCTCGCCGCTGAGGGACACGCGCACCGAGCCGGCCCCGCAGCCCTCGCTGTTGTGTAACGCGGCGGCTGCCGCCCTGCCGGTTATATAAAGGAGGTGGGCAGCCGGTGGGCTCGGGGTCTGTGGAGAGAGGTGATTGCCGCTTCTCTCACAGAGCCGCCTcgcggggcggggggcagcTGGCGGGCAGAGCCCCTCGAGCGGCCGGCGCCAAGGGCAGGGCACCAtcccccagcaccacagcatAACCGCCTCCTGCTCGTGTCCGCGGGAGGTGCGGCCCAGCCTTCCAGCTGGCTTTATTTGAATCTCCTAATAAAGTTTTTGATCTTTAAGGTCGGTGCCTTTTGCTGTCAGCAGAGTCGGGCAGAGCTgcgtggctgtgctgggagctgtgcgCTGACATCGAAGTTAATGGCAGAGTTGTGGCTCATGGCGGTTCTGTGCACCTGTGCTGGCGTTGGGCATTGCCTCCacagctttcttccttctgcagcgTTTCTTCACTGTGCCGTGTTTATAAGCGGCGTTCATTTCTTCCCTCCCCGTTTGATCTGCTGTAGCCtaacagctgtgttttttttcccccccagcaTATTCTGGTAGCTGCTGTCTTCAAAGGGAGATGGTGCAGATATCTCTTAATGCGGATAGCCCTAGGAATGTCCTGGAAGTGACATAATAGTTGCTTATTTCTGCTTGATGCTCCTCCTGATGCCTTCCTTGGCTGCCCCATGTTGTTTCCTTGTGGTTAAGAGAACCAGTCGGGCTCCTCTCTCCAGTCATTTCTAACTGATGG of Numida meleagris isolate 19003 breed g44 Domestic line chromosome 7, NumMel1.0, whole genome shotgun sequence contains these proteins:
- the LOC110402528 gene encoding cytochrome c oxidase assembly factor 7, producing the protein MAGLIDFGDEEEVRSYLENLHVEYRYQCFKEKDPEGCQRLADYLEAVRKDFEAAARVLRDNCEVHGHSESCYKLGAYQAIGKGGLAADLKAAYRSFLKSCEKGGKKSVNACHSVGLLAHDGRVNDDKPDPVVARDYYAKACDGNFAPSCFNLSVIYLQGAAGVPKDMNRALKYSLKGCELGHVWACANASRMYKLGDGVEKNDGKAEDLKNRAKQLHKEQKEASSSLTFGE